One part of the Streptomyces ferrugineus genome encodes these proteins:
- a CDS encoding hotdog fold thioesterase → MGEQQHVKFPQEVIDEYAALGVDLPALFSAGHLGTRMGVQILEASAERVVGTMPVEGNTQPYGLLHGGASAVLAETLGSVGAMLHAGSSKIAVGVDLNCTHHRGVRSGLVTGVATPLHQGRSTATYEIVISDEQGRRVCSARLTCLLRDVRPSDGEHVRAAK, encoded by the coding sequence ATGGGCGAGCAGCAGCACGTGAAGTTCCCGCAAGAGGTCATCGACGAGTACGCCGCGCTCGGCGTCGACCTGCCGGCCCTGTTCTCCGCCGGGCACCTCGGGACGCGCATGGGTGTCCAGATACTGGAAGCCTCCGCCGAGCGGGTCGTCGGGACCATGCCGGTGGAGGGGAACACCCAGCCGTACGGACTGCTGCACGGCGGCGCCTCCGCGGTGCTCGCCGAGACGCTCGGGTCGGTGGGGGCGATGCTGCACGCCGGCAGCTCCAAGATCGCGGTCGGTGTCGACCTCAACTGCACCCACCACCGGGGCGTGCGCTCCGGCCTCGTCACCGGCGTGGCCACGCCCCTGCACCAGGGCCGCTCGACGGCGACGTACGAGATCGTGATCAGCGACGAGCAGGGTCGGCGGGTGTGCAGCGCGCGACTGACCTGCCTGCTGCGGGACGTGCGGCCGAGCGACGGGGAGCATGTGCGGGCGGCGAAGTGA
- a CDS encoding branched-chain amino acid ABC transporter substrate-binding protein, with protein MRQRSIIAITAALAAGSLTLTACGSRDDDGGSSNGDKTTVVIGLDAPLTGDLSALGLGMQNSADLAVKTANKEEFVKGVEFKLEPLDDQAQPTVGQQNAQKFISNKDVLGVVGPLNSSVSQQMQKPFNDAGLTQVSPANTGTELTQGDGWKTGNSVRQFKTFFRTATTDEIQGAFAADYLYNKAKVKKVYLIDDQKTYGAGLAASFKTNFTKFGGQIVGTDHINPDDRDFNAVVAKIKKTGAEALYYGGEYPAAAPLSQQLKDSGQNIPFMGGDGIYSGEFPKLNKKAEGDLATSVGKPVEQLDSAKTFIKNYEAGGYEDAYEAYGGLTYDATWAIIEAVKLAVEGNDGKVPSDGRKAVLDAMSKVKFDGVTGTISFDEFGDTTNHTMTAYKIKNNAWAPEYSGEPKLG; from the coding sequence GTGCGTCAACGTTCGATCATCGCCATAACCGCCGCGCTCGCGGCGGGATCGCTGACACTTACGGCTTGTGGGTCGCGTGACGACGACGGCGGCAGCAGCAACGGCGACAAGACCACAGTTGTGATCGGCCTCGACGCTCCGCTGACCGGCGACCTGTCCGCACTCGGCCTCGGCATGCAGAACTCCGCCGACCTGGCCGTCAAGACGGCCAACAAGGAGGAGTTCGTCAAGGGCGTCGAGTTCAAGCTCGAGCCCCTCGACGACCAGGCGCAGCCCACCGTCGGCCAGCAGAACGCCCAGAAGTTCATCAGCAACAAGGACGTCCTCGGCGTCGTGGGCCCGCTGAACTCCAGCGTCTCGCAGCAGATGCAGAAGCCGTTCAACGACGCCGGCCTGACCCAGGTCTCCCCGGCCAACACCGGTACGGAGCTGACCCAGGGCGACGGCTGGAAGACCGGCAACTCGGTCCGCCAGTTCAAGACGTTCTTCCGCACGGCCACCACGGACGAGATCCAGGGCGCCTTCGCCGCGGACTACCTGTACAACAAGGCCAAGGTCAAGAAGGTCTACCTGATCGACGACCAGAAGACCTACGGCGCGGGCCTCGCCGCCTCCTTCAAGACGAACTTCACCAAGTTCGGCGGCCAGATCGTCGGCACCGACCACATCAACCCCGACGACCGTGACTTCAACGCCGTCGTCGCCAAGATCAAGAAGACCGGCGCCGAAGCCCTCTACTACGGCGGCGAGTACCCGGCGGCCGCCCCGCTGAGCCAGCAGCTCAAGGACAGCGGCCAGAACATCCCGTTCATGGGCGGCGACGGCATCTACTCCGGCGAGTTCCCGAAGCTGAACAAGAAGGCCGAGGGCGACCTCGCCACCTCCGTGGGCAAGCCGGTCGAGCAGCTCGACTCCGCCAAGACGTTCATCAAGAACTACGAGGCGGGCGGCTACGAGGACGCCTACGAGGCCTACGGCGGCCTCACCTACGACGCCACCTGGGCCATCATCGAGGCCGTCAAGCTGGCGGTCGAGGGCAACGACGGCAAGGTCCCCTCCGACGGCCGCAAGGCGGTCCTGGACGCCATGAGCAAGGTCAAGTTCGACGGCGTCACCGGCACCATCTCCTTCGACGAGTTCGGTGACACCACGAACCACACGATGACCGCCTACAAGATCAAGAACAACGCCTGGGCGCCCGAGTACAGCGGCGAACCCAAGCTCGGCTGA
- a CDS encoding branched-chain amino acid ABC transporter permease produces the protein MNELPQQLANGLILGAMYGLIAIGYTMVYGIVQLINFAHGEIFMVGGFGALTVWLVLPEGFGLGAAVPLMIIGGVLVSVTVGMAAERFAYRPLRGAPRLAPLITAIGLSIVLQQAVWMWYPDAKKDHPFPRFQGSSIDILGANIQRGDLFVLIAAPLCMLALGLFVTKTRSGRGMQATAQDPDTAKLMGINTDRIIVMAFAIGAAFAAVAAVAYGLKNGQVGFRMGFLMGLKAFTAAVLGGIGNIYGAMLGGIVLGVAESLATGYVGDIPGMDLFGGGAWKDVWAFSLLILVLLFRPQGLLGERVADRA, from the coding sequence GTGAACGAACTGCCGCAACAGCTGGCCAATGGACTCATCCTCGGCGCGATGTACGGACTCATCGCGATCGGCTACACGATGGTCTACGGCATCGTCCAGCTCATCAACTTCGCCCACGGCGAGATCTTCATGGTCGGGGGCTTCGGGGCCCTGACCGTCTGGCTGGTGCTTCCCGAAGGCTTCGGCCTCGGCGCCGCCGTACCACTCATGATCATCGGCGGCGTCCTCGTCTCCGTCACCGTCGGCATGGCGGCGGAACGGTTCGCCTACCGCCCGCTGCGCGGCGCACCACGGCTGGCCCCCCTCATCACCGCCATCGGCCTGTCCATCGTCCTCCAGCAGGCCGTGTGGATGTGGTACCCGGACGCCAAGAAGGACCACCCCTTCCCACGGTTCCAGGGCAGCTCCATCGACATCCTCGGCGCCAACATCCAGCGCGGCGACCTCTTCGTTCTCATAGCCGCCCCGCTGTGCATGCTCGCCCTCGGCCTCTTCGTCACCAAGACGCGCTCCGGCCGCGGCATGCAGGCCACCGCCCAGGACCCCGACACGGCCAAGCTGATGGGCATCAACACCGACCGCATCATCGTCATGGCGTTCGCCATCGGTGCCGCGTTCGCCGCCGTCGCCGCCGTCGCCTACGGCCTGAAGAACGGTCAGGTCGGCTTCCGCATGGGCTTCCTGATGGGCCTCAAGGCCTTCACCGCCGCCGTACTCGGCGGCATCGGCAACATCTACGGCGCCATGCTCGGCGGCATCGTCCTCGGCGTCGCCGAGTCCCTCGCCACCGGCTACGTCGGCGACATCCCCGGCATGGACCTCTTCGGCGGCGGCGCCTGGAAGGACGTATGGGCGTTCAGCCTGCTCATCCTCGTCCTGCTGTTCAGGCCACAGGGCCTGCTCGGCGAACGCGTCGCGGATCGGGCGTGA